Below is a window of Candidatus Atribacteria bacterium DNA.
GAGGAATCTTATTTGCCTTTTTAGCCTTTCCGGTCATTTCTATGCTAAAAGGCAGTTTTCGGGAAACCGGCTGGACTGTATCTTTGTTATTTTCTGTTTTATTGGCTTCTCTGGTACTCCCGCCCAATGAGTTTATGCCGCCAACTATTCGGTTTCCTCACATGATAGAATTATTTACTTCCATGTTTCTATTCGGGTGGATTGTAACCAAGCTCTTTTATCAGCATCGTTCTGTCTAAATTGGCCGATTATTAATTTTAAAAAATCTGAAGGCAAAAAAAGTGTTCGCACAAAAGAGCGTGGATATATGCCTACAGAGTTGGTTATGCTTTTTCACCAGGCAGGATTCGAAGTAGTAAATATCTAGGATGGAACTGTGCAGGTAGCCAGAATCGACAAAAAATTAGCCTTGATGAGATTGAGATAATGGTAGTAGTTAAAAAGCCTACAGGAATACCATAAAAAGGGAAAGCGGTTTAGGGATTAAATGTATTATCGGATATGGATTTATACAATAATGAAGAAAAATCAACAATAATTTTCCAGGATTATAAATGCAAAGAAGCTTTGTATCAATTAAAGCGCAAGGGATTACCTTATTCCTTTGATTTAAATATATACCGTGGATGCTCTCATAACTGCCAATACTGTTATGCCAGGAAAAGTCATAAATATTTAAATTCAAAGAAATATGAAAGTGATATTTTTGTAAAAACAAATATTAGTGAAGTCCTTGAAAAAGAACTGAAAAGGGGTAAAACCGGCGGGAAATTAATAAACATTGGAGGCGTCTGCGATAGTTATCAGCCTGCAGAAAAGAAATTTAAACTGATGCCGGATATTCTAAAAATTTTGATTAAGTACAAACAGCCGGTTATTATCAGCACAAAATCTGACCTAATCCTGCGCGATATCGAATTGATAGATCAGCTGGCACACCATGCCTGGGTTAATATTACAGTAACCATAACTTCTGAAAATGATGATATATCTTCAATAGTTGAACCTAGGGCGAATTTACCTGA
It encodes the following:
- a CDS encoding radical SAM protein; its protein translation is MDLYNNEEKSTIIFQDYKCKEALYQLKRKGLPYSFDLNIYRGCSHNCQYCYARKSHKYLNSKKYESDIFVKTNISEVLEKELKRGKTGGKLINIGGVCDSYQPAEKKFKLMPDILKILIKYKQPVIISTKSDLILRDIELIDQLAHHAWVNITVTITSENDDISSIVEPRANLPEARRNILQAFSKTKASTGFHFFPILPFLSDDKTSMEKMVKQASEVKVDYMLSGILYLSGGIKDRYFSFIQRELPEYYSDYVLLYPKGKAIPDYKRKIHSFLGRMREKYGVNAQYSKIIPAYS